A region of Desulfuromonas thiophila DNA encodes the following proteins:
- a CDS encoding NifB/NifX family molybdenum-iron cluster-binding protein → MMTIAIPTANDLLAAHFGHCGQFTLVQVNPENQTITGQHTLEAPPHEPGLLPRWLAEQGVDLVIAGGMGQRAQQLFATNGIQVIVGAPVAAPATLVTEYLAGALRSGINLCDH, encoded by the coding sequence ATGATGACCATCGCCATTCCCACCGCCAACGACCTGCTGGCCGCCCATTTCGGCCACTGCGGCCAGTTCACCCTGGTGCAAGTCAACCCTGAAAACCAGACCATCACCGGCCAGCACACCCTCGAAGCCCCGCCGCACGAGCCCGGCCTGCTGCCGCGCTGGCTGGCGGAACAGGGGGTCGATCTGGTGATTGCCGGCGGCATGGGCCAGCGGGCCCAACAGCTGTTTGCCACCAATGGTATTCAGGTGATTGTCGGTGCGCCAGTCGCCGCCCCAGCCACCCTGGTCACCGAGTACCTCGCTGGCGCCCTGCGCAGCGGTATCAATCTGTGCGATCACTGA
- the obgE gene encoding GTPase ObgE, translating to MRFVDEVKILIRSGNGGRGCLSFRREKFIPRGGPDGGDGGDGGNVLICADSQLSTLLDYRYQSQYQAGNGQPGKGKNMHGANGESLCLRVPVGTLVYNAVTDELLADLTDPDQPVRLACGGQGGRGNARFASSTNRAPRHTQPGLPGEELRLRLELKLLADVGLVGLPNAGKSTLIRAISAARPKVADYPFTTLVPNLGVVSYDGHKCFVVADIPGLIAGASEGQGLGTRFLRHIERTDLFLHLLDLSLADDPDRLLDDFHLINTELGRHDPALLEKPQLVVLTKNDITEVRQRVQAARLQLEALGYPVFCICALTREGLDPLIRAIADRLEHSRELAPCPTTPHPAQP from the coding sequence ATGCGCTTTGTCGATGAAGTCAAGATTCTGATCCGCTCCGGCAACGGCGGGCGCGGCTGTCTGTCGTTTCGACGGGAAAAATTCATTCCCCGCGGTGGCCCCGATGGCGGTGATGGCGGCGATGGCGGCAATGTGCTGATCTGCGCCGACAGTCAGTTGAGCACCCTGCTCGACTACCGTTATCAGAGCCAGTACCAGGCCGGCAACGGCCAGCCGGGCAAGGGCAAGAACATGCATGGTGCCAATGGTGAATCCCTTTGTCTGCGGGTGCCGGTGGGTACGTTGGTGTACAACGCCGTCACGGACGAGTTGCTCGCTGATCTGACCGACCCTGACCAGCCGGTACGTCTCGCCTGCGGCGGCCAGGGCGGGCGCGGCAATGCCCGTTTTGCCAGCAGCACCAACCGGGCACCGCGTCACACCCAGCCCGGCCTGCCCGGTGAAGAACTGCGGCTGCGGCTGGAATTGAAACTGCTGGCCGATGTCGGCCTGGTGGGTCTGCCCAATGCCGGCAAATCGACGCTGATTCGCGCCATTTCGGCAGCCCGGCCCAAGGTGGCTGATTATCCATTCACCACCTTGGTACCCAATCTTGGTGTGGTGTCCTACGATGGCCACAAATGCTTTGTTGTCGCCGACATTCCGGGTCTCATCGCCGGTGCCAGCGAGGGTCAGGGGCTGGGAACCCGTTTTCTGCGCCACATCGAGCGCACCGATTTGTTCCTGCATCTGCTTGACCTGAGTCTGGCGGATGACCCCGATCGGCTGCTCGACGATTTCCACCTGATCAACACCGAACTGGGACGCCACGATCCGGCCCTGCTCGAAAAACCCCAGCTGGTGGTACTGACCAAGAACGACATCACCGAGGTGCGGCAACGGGTCCAGGCCGCACGTCTCCAGTTGGAGGCGCTGGGCTACCCGGTTTTCTGCATCTGCGCCCTGACGCGGGAAGGCCTCGACCCGCTGATCCGTGCCATTGCCGACCGCCTTGAACACAGCCGGGAGCTTGCCCCATGCCCCACAACACCACACCCCGCGCAGCCCTGA
- a CDS encoding ATP-binding protein produces the protein MKELVIISGKGGTGKTSLTAALCHLAKDVVCADCDVDAADLHLLLQPQIQQAQDFYSGNEAQIRPQDCRHCDLCAQYCAFEAVVRPSTDQPNYRIDPLACEGCGVCVHFCPVQAIDFPERLCGQWFQSSTAYGPLIHARLGIGAENSGKLVSLVRRQARALATERGSAYLLIDGPPGIGCPVIASISGADAVLIITEPTLSGRHDFLRVAELCRHFRLPALLCINKWDINPQQSQLLQQEAERLNVPLLGRLPYDPQLTQAQLQGRPVTCLEPSAASAAIGKLWRNLRLKLDTPNPQTGVPA, from the coding sequence ATGAAGGAACTGGTCATCATCAGCGGCAAGGGTGGCACTGGCAAAACCAGCCTGACCGCCGCCCTTTGCCACCTGGCCAAGGATGTGGTATGCGCGGATTGCGATGTTGATGCCGCCGATCTGCACCTGCTGCTTCAACCGCAGATACAACAGGCACAGGATTTCTACAGCGGTAACGAGGCACAGATCCGGCCGCAGGACTGCCGCCACTGCGACCTGTGTGCCCAGTACTGCGCCTTTGAAGCGGTGGTGCGTCCAAGTACAGATCAGCCCAATTACCGTATCGACCCGCTGGCCTGCGAGGGCTGCGGCGTCTGTGTCCACTTCTGCCCGGTCCAGGCCATTGATTTCCCCGAGCGCCTGTGCGGTCAGTGGTTCCAATCCAGCACCGCCTACGGCCCGTTGATCCATGCCCGGCTCGGCATCGGCGCGGAAAATTCAGGCAAGCTGGTTAGTCTGGTGCGACGCCAGGCGCGCGCCCTGGCCACCGAACGCGGCAGTGCCTATCTGCTGATCGACGGACCGCCGGGCATCGGCTGCCCGGTCATCGCCTCGATCAGCGGCGCCGACGCGGTGCTGATCATCACCGAACCAACCCTGTCGGGACGGCACGATTTTCTGCGCGTGGCCGAACTGTGCCGTCATTTCCGCCTGCCGGCCCTGCTGTGCATCAACAAATGGGACATCAATCCGCAGCAATCCCAGCTGTTGCAGCAGGAAGCCGAACGGCTGAACGTGCCCCTGCTGGGACGTTTGCCCTACGACCCGCAGCTGACCCAGGCCCAGCTGCAAGGCCGGCCAGTCACCTGCCTGGAGCCCAGCGCCGCCAGCGCCGCCATTGGCAAGCTGTGGCGCAATCTGCGCCTGAAGCTCGACACCCCCAACCCCCAAACCGGAGTCCCTGCATGA
- the rpmA gene encoding 50S ribosomal protein L27 yields the protein MAHKKAGGSSRNGRDSVGKRLGVKRFGGQQVTAGSILVRQRGTTFHPGNNVGCGKDYTLFALIDGVVSFERKDKKRQKISVYAS from the coding sequence ATGGCTCACAAGAAAGCAGGCGGCAGTTCCAGAAACGGCCGCGACAGCGTTGGTAAGCGCCTTGGCGTCAAACGGTTCGGGGGTCAGCAGGTTACTGCCGGCTCGATTCTGGTACGTCAGCGTGGCACCACCTTTCACCCCGGCAACAACGTCGGTTGCGGCAAGGATTACACCCTGTTCGCCCTGATCGATGGTGTTGTCTCCTTCGAGCGCAAGGACAAGAAGCGCCAGAAGATCAGCGTCTACGCCAGCTAG
- the rplU gene encoding 50S ribosomal protein L21: MYAVIKTGGKQYKVSEGDTIKVEKLAGEVGSTIELGEVLMVGGEEVKIGAPLLPGARVSARIVEQGKDKKVLVFKSKRRQGFRKTYGHRQPITRLRITGIEA; encoded by the coding sequence ATGTACGCGGTGATCAAGACCGGAGGAAAACAGTACAAAGTATCCGAAGGCGACACAATCAAGGTAGAAAAACTGGCCGGCGAGGTGGGTTCCACCATCGAGCTCGGCGAAGTCCTCATGGTCGGCGGAGAAGAGGTTAAAATCGGAGCACCTCTATTGCCAGGCGCCAGGGTTTCGGCTCGCATTGTCGAGCAGGGCAAGGACAAAAAGGTTCTTGTGTTTAAATCCAAGCGCCGTCAGGGCTTTCGCAAGACCTATGGACACCGGCAGCCGATAACACGGCTCAGAATCACGGGCATTGAGGCTTAA
- the proB gene encoding glutamate 5-kinase: protein MPHNTTPRAALIATVRRVVIKIGSAVLSGDSGLNLAQIEKLSANLWQLRQRGYDVIVVSSGAVAAGKKDLGICGRPQTIALKQAAAAIGQSRLMRFYRSAFRSRGGNVAQILLTRDDLANRRRYLNARNTLMTLLEYGIVPIINENDTVVVDEIRFGDNDNLSSMVASLVEANLLVILSDVDGLYDRDPRQHAEARLIPEVERISADIETMAGNASGQLGTGGMASKLKAAKRATLQGVAAAIINGLDPDNLLRFFDGEDIGTYFIPASARMTAKKHWIAFTKKPRGKLFVDAGAHRALVMEGKSLLPSGIRGVEGTFERGDSVSLYDDSGNFFARGVTNYTLAELLHIMGKKTSEIIDILGYKYADEVIHRDNLVLSTADDDRPLD from the coding sequence ATGCCCCACAACACCACACCCCGCGCAGCCCTGATTGCTACGGTCCGGCGTGTCGTCATCAAGATCGGCAGCGCCGTGCTCTCGGGCGACAGCGGCCTGAATCTCGCTCAGATCGAGAAACTCTCCGCCAATCTGTGGCAACTGCGGCAGCGCGGCTACGATGTGATCGTTGTCTCCTCCGGCGCCGTGGCAGCCGGCAAGAAGGATCTCGGCATCTGCGGCCGGCCCCAGACCATCGCCCTGAAACAGGCCGCCGCCGCCATCGGCCAGAGCCGGCTGATGCGTTTCTACCGCAGCGCCTTCCGCAGCCGTGGCGGCAATGTCGCCCAGATTCTGCTGACACGTGACGACCTGGCTAACCGCCGCCGTTATCTCAACGCCCGCAACACCCTCATGACCCTGCTGGAATACGGCATCGTCCCCATCATCAACGAGAACGATACCGTGGTGGTGGATGAAATCCGCTTTGGCGACAACGACAACCTCTCTTCCATGGTCGCCAGTCTGGTGGAAGCCAATCTGCTGGTGATCCTGTCCGATGTCGACGGTCTGTACGACAGAGACCCCCGGCAACATGCCGAAGCCCGATTGATTCCCGAGGTTGAACGGATCAGTGCCGACATCGAAACCATGGCCGGCAATGCCAGCGGCCAGCTCGGCACCGGCGGCATGGCCAGCAAGCTCAAAGCGGCCAAGCGGGCCACACTGCAGGGCGTCGCCGCCGCCATCATCAATGGTCTTGACCCGGACAATCTGCTGCGCTTTTTCGATGGCGAGGATATCGGCACCTATTTCATTCCGGCCAGCGCCCGCATGACAGCGAAAAAACACTGGATCGCCTTCACCAAAAAACCGCGCGGCAAGCTGTTTGTCGATGCCGGCGCCCACCGCGCCCTGGTCATGGAAGGTAAAAGCCTGCTGCCCTCGGGCATTCGCGGTGTCGAAGGGACTTTCGAGCGCGGAGACTCGGTCAGCCTGTACGACGACAGCGGCAACTTTTTCGCCCGGGGCGTGACCAACTACACCCTGGCCGAACTGCTGCACATCATGGGCAAAAAAACCTCGGAGATCATCGACATTCTCGGCTACAAATACGCCGACGAGGTGATTCACCGTGACAATCTGGTTCTGTCGACGGCCGACGACGACCGACCCCTCGATTAA
- a CDS encoding 4Fe-4S binding protein, with the protein MTYGSTAFRLAIASGKGGTGKTTLALALAEAQAQIGPVTLCDCDVEEPNAHLFLTGRSGPPQAIHRAVPRIDAQRCDRCGRCVDLCAFNALAVGGDCTLVFDELCHSCGGCARVCPTGAIHEENSLIGHIRQLRRDNLLLISGTLAIGQVMAPPLIRAVLADAAAAPLVLVDCPPGTSCPMIAAVRSCDVVLLVTEPTPFGLNDLKLAVATVRLLGLPCAVVINRAGSGNDAAVHQYCQAEQVPVALEIPDDRRIAEGYSRGATLLQTRPELAPALHRLLADSIRLGRNA; encoded by the coding sequence ATGACCTACGGCTCAACAGCATTCCGCCTCGCCATCGCTTCCGGCAAGGGCGGCACCGGCAAAACGACCCTGGCACTGGCTCTAGCCGAAGCACAGGCGCAGATCGGCCCCGTCACCCTGTGCGATTGCGATGTCGAAGAACCCAATGCGCATCTGTTTCTCACCGGCCGCTCCGGCCCGCCGCAAGCGATCCACCGGGCAGTGCCACGCATCGATGCGCAGCGCTGCGACCGCTGCGGCCGCTGTGTCGACCTCTGCGCCTTCAACGCCCTGGCCGTTGGCGGCGACTGCACGCTGGTGTTCGACGAACTGTGCCACAGCTGCGGTGGCTGCGCCCGGGTCTGCCCAACGGGTGCAATCCATGAAGAAAACAGCCTGATCGGCCATATCCGCCAACTGCGCCGCGATAATTTGCTGCTGATCAGCGGCACCCTGGCCATCGGCCAGGTGATGGCACCGCCACTGATCCGCGCCGTGCTGGCCGACGCGGCAGCGGCCCCCCTGGTACTGGTCGACTGCCCGCCCGGAACCTCCTGCCCGATGATCGCGGCGGTGCGCAGCTGTGATGTCGTCCTGCTGGTTACCGAACCAACCCCCTTCGGCCTGAACGACCTGAAACTGGCCGTGGCCACTGTGAGGTTGTTGGGTCTACCCTGTGCCGTGGTGATCAACCGCGCCGGCAGCGGCAACGATGCGGCCGTGCATCAATACTGCCAGGCCGAGCAGGTTCCCGTCGCCTTGGAGATTCCGGATGACCGACGGATAGCGGAGGGTTATTCCCGTGGCGCAACCCTGCTGCAGACCCGGCCAGAACTGGCTCCAGCCCTGCATCGACTGCTGGCTGACAGCATTCGCCTGGGGAGGAACGCATGA